The DNA segment AGGTGGTTATAAAACGGCCATTGATAAATTTAAAAACTTCTTCATCGACAATCAAAATCCCTATATAGAATTGGGTGCTGGTGCTGAGGCCAGAAAGATCGGCATTACGCCTAATACGACCAATAACCTTGAAATCGGGAAAAGAATCGACTTTACCGGTCCTGCGGCAGACGGAAAAATCAGCTCTGCCTCAGAGAAGTTTAATTTTACACTTGATGGCCTGTCCATTTTGAATAACGGACTTGTTTTTCAAGGGATCACATTTGTAAAGCTGGACTGGAAAGATGCCACAACTTTAGCAATGTACGACGCAGCGGGAAAGGAATATATTGTTAAAAATTCAATAGTACCATTAATCCCGCTAAGTCAACTTTGGGGGACCAAGTATAGTGGCATGTTGTCGGAATTTAAAACGATATATCCGGGTACTTCTGCCAGCGGGGCCGTAATATTGAACTATTTCCATAATAACTTACAACCTAATCCGCTTAATCCTTATAGTTTCAATTATGGCCGCATCAACTTTGTGTGGAGTGTGGTGAACAAAAGATTAACGATTAACGCCCATACCAGTCAGAGCAATGGAGCAAACACCTGGGTTACTGCATCAGTCTATAGCTATACAACAGATGATAAGGGTGTGTATAAATTTACGCTGCTATCTCCCCCTTCAGAAGGATATGCAGGCAAAATTATTCTGAAGTTACATGACTTTATACTGGCCAATCATATCACTTTTGATTATCATATTGATAATGGTGTTGTTTATGGAAAAATGACCAGCGTAGAAGACCCTTCTACCGTAATGACGTTTATGTTGCAATAGAACTCATAAATAAGATGACCTTAAATGCCTAAATAACTTAATTTGTTATTTAGGCATTTAATTCAAACAAGAAACACCTGGTATGGAAAACAAAACTGCCCAAACAAAAAACTCCATCAATTCAAAACACCTGAAAAGAAAACAGCTATCTTTTTATACAATAAAAGCCTGTTTTCAAATATTTTATAAAAAAAACTTAGAATTCTTTTAAACAATCCTTATTTTACAGTGCTATTGTTTTTCGTTGGGCAACCAATTTCGGAAGTCAGTACAATTTATCTTTAATAGCTTAAATACAATGCAAGAAGGAACAGTAAAATTTTTTAATGAGTCAAAAGGATTTGGCTTTATCGTACCTGCCAACGGAGATGCAGAAATCTTTGTTCATGTGACTGGACTAACAGGTCCAATCAGAGAGAACGACACCGTTACTTATGATGTTGAAAATGGCAAAAAAGGCCTGAACGCAACGAATGTTAAAGTCATCTAATTTACTGATGATTTTCCTAAAGCATCTCCAAAAGAGGTGCTTTTTTTATTTCAGTCCTGCCGTAATATACACGGGATTTTTCTGCTGCCGGGCGCTTTTAAACGTTCCATGTTAAAGCTTGATAAAGTCTTGCTATAACACGTTTGATTTAATCTGACAAAACACGAAATTAGGTGAGATGAAGTCGCTTGCCTTAAAAAACATACTGTTTGTGATCCTGCAACCAGGTATTGTAGCCGGAGCGGTTCCCTATTTACTGGTAAGGAACAAGCTGTCAAGACTTCTCAACCTACCTTTTCAAGAGCATCAGTACCTGGCTCTTCTTTTATTTTTAGCCGGGATGGCCATTGTATTTCATTGCGTATTTCGTTTTTTTAAAGACGGACTGGGGACGCTTTCTCCCGTTATCCCCACCAAACAACTGGTGATCGGTGGCCTCTACCAATACTCCAGAAATCCAATGTATATCGGCGTCATGCTCCTACTGACCGGCGAAGTTCTTTTCTGCACTACGGTCAATCTATTGATTTATGCCATCCTGGTTTTTATCGCCTTCCACCTTTTCGTGGTATTTAAGGAAGAACCACGGTTAAAAAGAGATTTTGGCGAGCAATACAATAACTATAAGCATCAGGTTAGAAGATGGATTTAAAATATAGCTTTGCGTATTGGTCAATAGGCTAAAACAACAATATGGAGAAAGCAGTTAGTCTTGATGAAGCTTTAGACTTGATCAGCGAAAAATACGTAAAACTTAAGCCAGAGAGCAGAGCGGCATTAAAGGAATGTGCAAAGATTGAGGTATTGGAGAGAAATACCACACTCGTTAGCGCAAATCAGTATTCAAAAACGCTGATGTTTATGGTGACCGGGGCTTTGAGGGCTTACTATTTGAAAGACGGAAAAGACATCAGTGACTGGTTTGCTTTTGAGCATGATTTTATCTGTGAGATCAATAGCTTTTATCTCGGCAAACCCAGCGAACACTATTTTGAAACATTGGAAAAATCTACCATAATGATCCTTCCCAAGGAATCAATATTAAAACTCTGTGAGCAATACCATGACATAGAAAGCCTCGCCAGACAGGCAACGACCAGGACGATGATCGGACTTCAACGAAGATTAGTTTCCTTACAATTCGAAACTGCATTGCAAAAATACAACAACCTGCTAGTGGCTTATCCGGATATTACTCAAAGGGTCTCTTTAGGCCATATCGCCTCCTTTCTGGGAATTACATTTGAAACCTTAAGTCGGATCCGAAACCCGAGAAACAGCAGGTGATCTATGAAGAGAACTCATCCATCATGTCAACCGTTGGAACGAAAAACAAGCTCCCTGTTTTTGGCGTACTGAAATCGAGTATCCTGTCGTAATTTCCAATAGGAGAACCGATAAACATATTATTCAGCATTTTTTGTACAGTACTGAATTTGCTTGCATAAGCAATGAAGTAAGTCCCCATTTCATTCTTAGACATACTTCCAAAAGGCATATTATCGCGGACAATTTTAAGGTCGTCGCCCACATTAGCTAAGGCGATATGGGAATTGGCAGGCTTTACCTCATCTGCCATTTCGATATCATTCGATTTGGATCTGCCAATTACTTTTTCCTGATCCTGAACAGACAATCCTTTCCAGGCGGTTAGGTCATGAATATATTTTTGAACAAAAAGATAACTCCCCCCTTTATAATCAGGATCATCATCTCCAACAACACCAAAGAATTCCCGCTCCTGTCCCTGTGGATTTTCGGTACCATCAACGAAACCTAAAATGGAACGGCCGTCCCAATATCTGAAACCCTGGATTTCTTCTACGCTGACCGCTACCTTATTCAGGAGATCCGATATTTCAGCTGCCATGTCATAACATATGCTCTGGTTATCCGCTCTGATGTGAAAATGCAGGTCTCCTTTGGAAGAAACTGCAGTATGTTTTTCGCCGGTAACCGGAACAAAATCCACCAACTCTTTAGGGAGTGGGGCAGGGAGTCCAAGCCGTTGCCAGGCATCATAGCCGATCCCCATTACACAACTGGCTCTGGAAACCGGAAAGCGAATCGCAGCAGAATTGTTAAGATTGATCACCAGTTTACAAAGCCTGCTAAAAATGGTTTTAACCTCTAAGTTCTCTTTAAAATTCCACACCATGAAAATGGTATTGCTATTCGTATCGGCTAATGTATGCTGTGATTCCGGATTCATAAAATCGTTTATTCGTAGATTGGTATACCCGATAAATATATAAAAAAAGGAATTAAGGAATTTTCATAAAGACATTAATTATTAAGCTATTTTTTTTATAGCTTTAGTCTATCAAACCCTATTGCTTTAAATTAACCTCTCCATTATGAATCCTTTAAATGATGTACTTCCTTTAGTTCAATTCCAATTAATCAGTCATTTTTTTCGTAAGCAGAGTTAATGCAATATTCAAAACTTGTAATAGCCTCTTCCTCATTTTAATCATCTAAAACGAAAATAACACCATGACTGAAAAATCGAAAAAAAAATCGGGTGCAACACCGCACACTGAATCTTCTGCTATAAATAAAGGCGAAGCTACAGCAAACAATGTAGCATGCTGGGACAGCGAAGGAACCACAAAAATTGTAACAGAGCGTCTCAAAGAGATGTTTGTCGAAATGGGACAAAAGACAAGGATCGAAAAAGGGCAAATGCCTGCTGAACGTGCTGTTTTCAGGAAACAACATGGCATAGCTTATGGTACCTTCCGCGTAAAACAAGACATCAATCCCGAGTTTAAAGTAGGGATTTTCGCCGGCGATACTTACGAATGTGCGGTACGTTTCTCGAGCGACACCGACCCCAATTCGCCAGACCTGCACACCACCCTGGGACTGGGACTGAAACTATTTGGAGTTGAAGGCCCTAAATTACTGGGCGACAGCAACAATGCAGATTTCATCTTTCAAAACATAGACCGCTTTTTTGCGCGTGATGCACAACAGATGTGCAGTTTCACTACCGCCGGTGTGGTAGATCGTGACTACGATTCTTATATCAATAAACACCCGGAGCTGGCCGAGATTCTCGCCGCGATGACAAAAGTAGAAGCAAGTTGTCTGAGTGCCGGTTATTGGGCAATCCTCCCTTTTAAGTTGGGTGACAAAAACATTGTCAAATATCGTTTAGTCCCAGATGAAACCGATCATGGTGCCGTTTTTAATGATAAAAATTACCTCGCACTTGATTTACAACAACGCCTGCGCAATAAGCCTGCAAAATTCCGCTTTGAGATACAACTCCGCACTAATGATGCGACCATGCCCCTTAATGATGCCCAAGTGGTCTGGAGCACTGAAGAGAGTCCTTATATTTGTATTGCTGAATTAGAATTCCCTCAACAGGATATTCACGCAATTGGCCAGTCTGAATTTGGAAGTATTCTTGCTTTTAATATCTGGAGAACCTTAGCACAACATGAGCCACTTGGATCTATTGCTGAAGCCAGAAAAGTAGTTTACGCAGCAAGTGCTGAAGCCCGCCATCAGGCAAACGGCCAGCAATTAGACGAGCCGGATCAGATTAATCCTCCCTTTGAAGGAGATACAGATGAAGACAGTGAATGTATTGTTACGGCCGGCATCTATCCCCCAATCGGAGTAATGCGTGTGGGAAATAGTGAGGACGAATATTTTATTGGGCCCCTGGTTTCCGAACCCGTAGCCTTAACCGACGACTATGCCTATCGGGATAAAACCGGCGCACTAAAACGACAAGCTGCCCAGTTCAGGATTTACGGATTTAATGCCGCGGGGAAAGCAATTAAAGAACTGACTGCCGAAAATTCGAGTATTGTCTGGCATGCACATTTAGCCAACCAAAAATCATCCTGGTATCAATTTCAAATGGCCCTGGATATTCCGGATGCTGTTGATGCACCGGCTTCAATGTTGCGTAATATTAATGTGGCCGACCGGAATTCGCTGATCATCGATGGCGGACATCAATCGGTAAGCGCAGCCAACGTGGAAGAAGGCCATCCTTTTATCGGAAAATTCCAAACAGAGACCGTTTATCTTGGTGAAATGCGGACGGATGAGAAAGGAAGGCTAATCATGCTCGGAGGACATGGGGTATCCAGAAATATAGACGGAGATATTGCCATTACATTTGCGAACAACGAAGGCTGGTATGATGATATTTCTGACGGCCCCGTTACTGCAGATGTGGAATACCTTGGAGTTAAACTTAAAGTGGCACCGGCATGGGTAATTTGTGGTCCACCTGATTACGCTCCCCTACAGAAATCGGTTCGTACCATGTGGGATTTAATGAGAGACGTGGCCATTGATGCAGGGATGCTGGTCCGACCAAAAAGACCTTCTTTTACTCAGGATATTCTACCTATTTTTCAGCGCATGACGAACCTGCAATGGGTTAATGCAGGCTTTGGAGCCGCCTTTGGCTGGGGTGGTCAGTTTGATTATACCACTGCTAAATGGATGGTAAGACTGAATGATCCTTCTTCTGCAAATATGGAAATGCGACGTACAATTTCTAATAATTTCCGTCGCTATGAGGTATCAGGTGCGGAAGCCCCGCAATTATGGCCATGGATGTATGGTGATGCCATCAGTATCCCTACTTTAGGTTCTGTGCGCCAGCATTCCACCTTATCCCAATTACAATTGTCTTTTATTGACCAGTGGGTAAAAGGTGATTTTGACGCAGATTATGTGGATATGACCGGTTGCCCGCATATCCCAGAACCGATTACCATAGATAAATTAGCCATTGAAGACCAACCAGATATGCTGACCAAAGCAGCGATGGAGTTTTGTCTTGCAGATGCCTTCCATCCGGGTTGTGAAATGACCTGGCCAATGCGAACTGCCGGTATGTATATGTCTGCCTTCAGACTTAAACATGCGCCAAAAACGCCGCCGGTAAACTCCTCTTACTATGGACCGGTGATG comes from the Pedobacter sp. FW305-3-2-15-E-R2A2 genome and includes:
- a CDS encoding isoprenylcysteine carboxylmethyltransferase family protein, whose amino-acid sequence is MKSLALKNILFVILQPGIVAGAVPYLLVRNKLSRLLNLPFQEHQYLALLLFLAGMAIVFHCVFRFFKDGLGTLSPVIPTKQLVIGGLYQYSRNPMYIGVMLLLTGEVLFCTTVNLLIYAILVFIAFHLFVVFKEEPRLKRDFGEQYNNYKHQVRRWI
- a CDS encoding DUF4302 domain-containing protein → MKRLLFFIALLSVLISCKKTSYVAKFDKLPQERAGEQIALVLNSLTSAKDGWIASLPTAEGGGYGFYVSFDKEQNVIMYGDMTDKSAAEAGKSYFRVKQDMGTDLIFDTYNYISMLNDPDDGVLGGESKIGFSSDIEFIYDRSTADSIIFIGKKFRQPFKLVKATAAQRAIYEAGGYKTAIDKFKNFFIDNQNPYIELGAGAEARKIGITPNTTNNLEIGKRIDFTGPAADGKISSASEKFNFTLDGLSILNNGLVFQGITFVKLDWKDATTLAMYDAAGKEYIVKNSIVPLIPLSQLWGTKYSGMLSEFKTIYPGTSASGAVILNYFHNNLQPNPLNPYSFNYGRINFVWSVVNKRLTINAHTSQSNGANTWVTASVYSYTTDDKGVYKFTLLSPPSEGYAGKIILKLHDFILANHITFDYHIDNGVVYGKMTSVEDPSTVMTFMLQ
- a CDS encoding cold shock domain-containing protein → MQEGTVKFFNESKGFGFIVPANGDAEIFVHVTGLTGPIRENDTVTYDVENGKKGLNATNVKVI
- a CDS encoding LodA/GoxA family CTQ-dependent oxidase, which translates into the protein MTEKSKKKSGATPHTESSAINKGEATANNVACWDSEGTTKIVTERLKEMFVEMGQKTRIEKGQMPAERAVFRKQHGIAYGTFRVKQDINPEFKVGIFAGDTYECAVRFSSDTDPNSPDLHTTLGLGLKLFGVEGPKLLGDSNNADFIFQNIDRFFARDAQQMCSFTTAGVVDRDYDSYINKHPELAEILAAMTKVEASCLSAGYWAILPFKLGDKNIVKYRLVPDETDHGAVFNDKNYLALDLQQRLRNKPAKFRFEIQLRTNDATMPLNDAQVVWSTEESPYICIAELEFPQQDIHAIGQSEFGSILAFNIWRTLAQHEPLGSIAEARKVVYAASAEARHQANGQQLDEPDQINPPFEGDTDEDSECIVTAGIYPPIGVMRVGNSEDEYFIGPLVSEPVALTDDYAYRDKTGALKRQAAQFRIYGFNAAGKAIKELTAENSSIVWHAHLANQKSSWYQFQMALDIPDAVDAPASMLRNINVADRNSLIIDGGHQSVSAANVEEGHPFIGKFQTETVYLGEMRTDEKGRLIMLGGHGVSRNIDGDIAITFANNEGWYDDISDGPVTADVEYLGVKLKVAPAWVICGPPDYAPLQKSVRTMWDLMRDVAIDAGMLVRPKRPSFTQDILPIFQRMTNLQWVNAGFGAAFGWGGQFDYTTAKWMVRLNDPSSANMEMRRTISNNFRRYEVSGAEAPQLWPWMYGDAISIPTLGSVRQHSTLSQLQLSFIDQWVKGDFDADYVDMTGCPHIPEPITIDKLAIEDQPDMLTKAAMEFCLADAFHPGCEMTWPMRTAGMYMSAFRLKHAPKTPPVNSSYYGPVMNSDVFTLAKGPLLGGQVAGGITRWMAIPWQTDTASCRDGYTSMYDPYLPTFWPARVPNNILSEEQYKASIDPLLSEETRKQAFAYRKDWLDDLPLDGEDPNYTNQINSMVKYFDKLAVVQARPGIPDDPNFPPKMQVGITPNAAQEAALLTEAIKELQGILNGQKILKGNTQHLLTTAITDLSHKQLLTEQSLIESVKANLVELVKQELDEDFKSSPVVQKLLTLLSSKAPKSVRPLMVKSQTGTGGSTGITEKSSRFSRFIPK
- a CDS encoding Crp/Fnr family transcriptional regulator — its product is MEKAVSLDEALDLISEKYVKLKPESRAALKECAKIEVLERNTTLVSANQYSKTLMFMVTGALRAYYLKDGKDISDWFAFEHDFICEINSFYLGKPSEHYFETLEKSTIMILPKESILKLCEQYHDIESLARQATTRTMIGLQRRLVSLQFETALQKYNNLLVAYPDITQRVSLGHIASFLGITFETLSRIRNPRNSR
- a CDS encoding Dyp-type peroxidase, whose translation is MNPESQHTLADTNSNTIFMVWNFKENLEVKTIFSRLCKLVINLNNSAAIRFPVSRASCVMGIGYDAWQRLGLPAPLPKELVDFVPVTGEKHTAVSSKGDLHFHIRADNQSICYDMAAEISDLLNKVAVSVEEIQGFRYWDGRSILGFVDGTENPQGQEREFFGVVGDDDPDYKGGSYLFVQKYIHDLTAWKGLSVQDQEKVIGRSKSNDIEMADEVKPANSHIALANVGDDLKIVRDNMPFGSMSKNEMGTYFIAYASKFSTVQKMLNNMFIGSPIGNYDRILDFSTPKTGSLFFVPTVDMMDEFSS